Within Chloroflexi bacterium ADurb.Bin180, the genomic segment ACATGTTGCTACATCGGGTAGATATGGTTCGGGACCAGGAAGTCGCAGGTTCAAGTCCTGTCACTCCGACCATACAGCCGGGCGGGTTTGCGGGTTTCTCCGCTACCCGCTTTTTTCGTTCTGGAGAGGATTATGGAGAGGATTGCGAGCGTCGCGCTTTCGACTGGCTTTTGACTCGCCGGCATAGGTTGAAAGCTGGTTGACGTTGACGCTCACATCGCTCACCAAGTGGGCGCGAGAGTCAACCATCGCGGCCGCTTCCTGGA encodes:
- a CDS encoding site-specific tyrosine recombinase XerC encodes the protein MSVHELRHTFVSLAGRGVDIQALQLMLGHASATQTIDLYQHLTADVLQEAAAMVDSRAHLVSDVSVNVNQLSTYAGESKASRKRDARNPLHNPLQNEKSG